The proteins below are encoded in one region of Miscanthus floridulus cultivar M001 unplaced genomic scaffold, ASM1932011v1 fs_677_3_4, whole genome shotgun sequence:
- the LOC136532654 gene encoding damage-control phosphatase At2g17340-like isoform X1, which yields MESSSPSVPFPLLQAPVESTYRACTIPYRFPSDNPRKATPVEIQWIDLFLNSVPSFKQRAENDPTVPDAPAKAEKFAQRYTTMLEELKKNPESHGGPPDCILLCRLRDLVLRELGFRDIFKKVKDEENAKAMSLFDGVVKRNDEIEDDGKRVENLIRGILAGNIFDLGSAQLAEVFAKDGMSFLASCQNLVSRPWVIDDLDAFKSKWTKKSWEKAVIFVDNSGADIILGILPFARELLRRGTKVILAANDMPSINDVTYPELVEIINELKDADGKLSGVDASGLLVANSGNDLPVIDLSSVSPELAFMANDADLVMLEGMGRAIETNLYAQMKCDSIKIGMVKHPEVAQFLGGRLYDCVFKFNEA from the exons ATGGAGAGCTCGTCGCCGTCGGTGCCGTTCCCGCTGCTGCAGGCGCCGGTCGAGAGCACCTACCGCGCCTGTACCATCCCCTACCGCTTCCCCTCCGACAACCCGCGGAAGGCCACTCCTGTCGAGATCCAGTGGATTGACCTCTTCCTCAACTCTGTCCCGTCCTTCAA GCAGCGCGCTGAGAACGACCCCACCGTACCCGATGCGCCGGCGAAAGCGGAGAAGTTCGCGCAGAG GTACACAACAATgcttgaagagttgaagaagaatcCGGAAAGCCATGGAGGACCACCAGACTGCATA CTTCTTTGTAGGCTTCGTGATCTAGTACTTAGAGAGCTGGGATTCAGGGATATCTTCAAGAAGGTCAAG GATGAGGAGAATGCCAAGGCTATGTCACTTTTTGACGGAGTTGTTAAGCGGAATGACGAAATTGAGGATGATGGGAAAAGAGTTGAGAACTTGATCCGTGGAATCTTAGCTGGAAACATTTTTGATCTAGGATCTGCACAG CTTGCAGAAGTTTTTGCTAAAGATGGCATGTCGTTCTTGGCAAGTTGCCAGAATCTTGTATCTCGACCTTGGGTTATTGATGACCTCGATGCTTTTAAGAGTAAATGGACCAAGAAATCATGGGAAAAG GCAGTTATTTTTGTTGATAACTCTGGTGCTGATATTATCTTGGGCATATTACCATTTGCAAGGGAGTTGCTCCGACGTGGCACAAAG GTGATACTTGCTGCTAATGATATGCCTTCGATCAATGATGTCACGTATCCAGAGCTGGTTGAGATTATAAACGAG CTCAAGGATGCAGATGGAAAGCTATCAGGTGTAGATGCATCCGGCCTCCTTGTTGCCAACTCTGGCAACGATCTGCCT GTAATTGATTTATCTAGTGTGTCACCAGAGCTTGCCTTTATGGCAAATGATGCTGACCTGGTGATGCTCGAAGGCATG GGAAGAGCAATTGAAACAAACCTATATGCGCAAATGAAATGTGACTCGATCAAGATTGGAATG GTGAAGCATCCTGAGGTCGCCCAATTTTTAGGAGGAAGACTTTATGATTGTGTCTTCAAGTTCAATGAGGCCTGA
- the LOC136532654 gene encoding damage-control phosphatase At2g17340-like isoform X2: protein MESSSPSVPFPLLQAPVESTYRACTIPYRFPSDNPRKATPVEIQWIDLFLNSVPSFKQRAENDPTVPDAPAKAEKFAQRYTTMLEELKKNPESHGGPPDCILLCRLRDLVLRELGFRDIFKKVKLAEVFAKDGMSFLASCQNLVSRPWVIDDLDAFKSKWTKKSWEKAVIFVDNSGADIILGILPFARELLRRGTKVILAANDMPSINDVTYPELVEIINELKDADGKLSGVDASGLLVANSGNDLPVIDLSSVSPELAFMANDADLVMLEGMGRAIETNLYAQMKCDSIKIGMVKHPEVAQFLGGRLYDCVFKFNEA from the exons ATGGAGAGCTCGTCGCCGTCGGTGCCGTTCCCGCTGCTGCAGGCGCCGGTCGAGAGCACCTACCGCGCCTGTACCATCCCCTACCGCTTCCCCTCCGACAACCCGCGGAAGGCCACTCCTGTCGAGATCCAGTGGATTGACCTCTTCCTCAACTCTGTCCCGTCCTTCAA GCAGCGCGCTGAGAACGACCCCACCGTACCCGATGCGCCGGCGAAAGCGGAGAAGTTCGCGCAGAG GTACACAACAATgcttgaagagttgaagaagaatcCGGAAAGCCATGGAGGACCACCAGACTGCATA CTTCTTTGTAGGCTTCGTGATCTAGTACTTAGAGAGCTGGGATTCAGGGATATCTTCAAGAAGGTCAAG CTTGCAGAAGTTTTTGCTAAAGATGGCATGTCGTTCTTGGCAAGTTGCCAGAATCTTGTATCTCGACCTTGGGTTATTGATGACCTCGATGCTTTTAAGAGTAAATGGACCAAGAAATCATGGGAAAAG GCAGTTATTTTTGTTGATAACTCTGGTGCTGATATTATCTTGGGCATATTACCATTTGCAAGGGAGTTGCTCCGACGTGGCACAAAG GTGATACTTGCTGCTAATGATATGCCTTCGATCAATGATGTCACGTATCCAGAGCTGGTTGAGATTATAAACGAG CTCAAGGATGCAGATGGAAAGCTATCAGGTGTAGATGCATCCGGCCTCCTTGTTGCCAACTCTGGCAACGATCTGCCT GTAATTGATTTATCTAGTGTGTCACCAGAGCTTGCCTTTATGGCAAATGATGCTGACCTGGTGATGCTCGAAGGCATG GGAAGAGCAATTGAAACAAACCTATATGCGCAAATGAAATGTGACTCGATCAAGATTGGAATG GTGAAGCATCCTGAGGTCGCCCAATTTTTAGGAGGAAGACTTTATGATTGTGTCTTCAAGTTCAATGAGGCCTGA